The DNA region CGCAAAGGCGACGGACGGTACGCGAGCCCAACCGACGCCCGTGGGTTGGGCGCGTGTACAAGTGTATACTTGAGTGGTGGTCGTACTcgtacaagcgccgcgtcctgCCATGTGGCACGTACAAGTGCGGACGAAGTGGTGTGGTGGTCGCCGCCGGTAGCCAGCCGCCTTGgcgccggcagcggcgggcgatGCACGCCTCGCCCTCCCCTCGCGGCGCAAATCACGGGCCAAGGCGAGGTGCCCGCCGCACCCGCAAGCCCACccacccaccgccgccaccgggGCACCCGTGCGCGCGTGCTGGTCAAACCAGAGGGTCGTCGCTAGGCGACGGGCTCCAGCTGGGCGGAATCTGAATGCTAGAATGCTAGGGACCAGCTGCAGCGCACTCCCTCCATTGCCACGTGTATCTACTTATTTGTGGCAATGAGATCATAACTTCAACAACAATCGCTGTAAGGAAATGAGATCATAACTATAAGGAAATTTGCCGGGTGCCATGAGAAAATCACAACCACGTCAGCAAAATATGTGTCACACTAAAACGTAAGAGATTGACAAAATTTATCATTTTCGCATCTTTCCTCCACGCTGACAGTCGATGTACTGACAGTAAGAGATTAGGATTTTTTTTCTGCTGCGATAAATATGTAGGGACATTTGTAAAGATTGCAATAAGAGAATATGCACTTGTAAGGATGAAAAAAAAAATATCCCTTGCATAGCGAGGGACTCATTTTCGTGCGCACCATTGGAGCCGAGACCTTCCTTTGCTGCTCTTTAGTGTTGGAGATAACAATCAAAGATTAGCCCTTGCTCTAGATACATGTAGGAGCCCGTGGATGCATTTAGGCACAAGCTCCGCCATTGCTGCTTTGCTAATCTAGTTAGGCCGCGGATTAAACGCTCTCTGTCTCGAACTAACCACTGTGGGTCTCTCCACAGCCATGGTCCATGCCATGCTTGGGTGCCGCCTCTCCGGACGTCTCACAATGGTAGGTCTAGTCTAGCTAGCCTCATTGATCATCTCTGACCCACTGAAGATGGAGAAGATACCATTTTGGAGAACAATAGTCGTGCTCGGTGAATTCTGGTAAAGAAATTTCATTCCCAAACTTTTGCAACCCGCACGCTAGTGCCTAATTCTTGCAAAGAAAAAAGGAACACACGTCACGCCTAGCCTAGTCAGTGACATGCAGTGTACACATTACACAGGATCCTCGTCATCAGTGACAAATTTCATTAACCCAACGCCTACCGGCGAGAATCCCACGACGCCGGCGACGGCATCGTCGACGCTGTCCTCGCCGTCGCGGTGCCCGACGACGAAGTGGTCGCCGACGACAGCCGCGGGGTGCCGACCTGCTTGATGGCCACGTTCGGGAGCGGGCTGCGCCGCCTCCGCTCCTGCTCCTTCAccagctccgccgccagcgCGTCGACCTTCTCGGCGTTGGTATGCTCCGACAGCCTCCGCCCGCGGAACAGCACCGACTCAACGTTCCTCTGCGCCAGCATCGCtccggcggctgcggccgccGTCTCCGCGTGGAGCGGGGTCGGCGCCTTGCCGGCCTGAATGCGTACGTAGTTGCTTCCGCACGTGTGCCCGAACGCCATGGCCACTGATTCGTCGACCATGTCTGCGACGCCCTGGGCCGTGACGCGCGCCAGCTCgcgcggcgatggcgagcgtgtGGGCATCGGCGTGCTCGACCCGTCGTAAATTGTAGCGGAGGCGCCGGCGCCGATGGAGAGGACGAGGATGTCCTCGACGCTGGTGGCGAGAGGGAACTCCTGCTTGTTGTGGAGCACGTGcgtgatggcggcggcggccgggttgCCCATGGCCGCCACTCCCGCGGACGCCGCGGCTATGGCCGTGAGACCGTCGACGGACCTCATGGCGACGGGCTCACGGCCAACGGCGCAGGTGGCGGCGCAGACGTCGCGGAGGCGGAAGTCGAAGGTGTCGCTCTCGACGGCGTCGGCGCGCGAGAACACGAAGGGCGCGGCCGTGGCGAGGTCGTAGCACGGCACCAGCAGCGGGGCCACGGTGTCCCGGAGCGTCGCGTCGCCGAACACGCGCTGGAACACGCGGTCGCCGCTCCGGGAACCGCGGAATATCTTcgcccaccgcccgcg from Panicum hallii strain FIL2 chromosome 9, PHallii_v3.1, whole genome shotgun sequence includes:
- the LOC112875817 gene encoding patatin-like protein 3; the encoded protein is MEAYAAAASPRTTAMGVEKLSYQLFSLLESKFLFGAGAGCLSSGPGTPARAFLDGGRVRVLAIDGCGAGAEDALLAAAALARLETKLREQAEDPDARVADFFDVAAGAGAGGVLATMLFLRGPDGRPRYSAQDALAFVAGNAGRKDWGGRRGRWAKIFRGSRSGDRVFQRVFGDATLRDTVAPLLVPCYDLATAAPFVFSRADAVESDTFDFRLRDVCAATCAVGREPVAMRSVDGLTAIAAASAGVAAMGNPAAAAITHVLHNKQEFPLATSVEDILVLSIGAGASATIYDGSSTPMPTRSPSPRELARVTAQGVADMVDESVAMAFGHTCGSNYVRIQAGKAPTPLHAETAAAAAGAMLAQRNVESVLFRGRRLSEHTNAEKVDALAAELVKEQERRRRSPLPNVAIKQVGTPRLSSATTSSSGTATARTASTMPSPASWDSRR